ATCGATAGCACTGCCTAAAAAGACAATCCGGTCTTTGAGCAGTCGTGAATAGATATCATAGGCGCGTTCACCCCGGTTTGTCTGCTCCACTACCATTGGTACTAAAGTCATATATCGGCACCCCCTCAATTTGTGCTTCGTTAACAAAATCATATGAGCAGTTTTCCCGACTTGCTCTGCCTTTACTCTTTCGCTTCCACCGGCTCAGACTCAACCGCCGTCTCGCCTTCATCCACAGCAGTACTGGTATCTTCCTCCGGGTCAACTTCAGTCACCGCTGCCTCCCGTAGCAATAAGTCAACGGCCTCCTGGCGCAACAAGCTGACAGCCATGGCTTCCTGAGTACCATCCTCACTCCAGCGCTCCTTAGCCTGCTCCGGGTCCTTTACACCGGCTGCCAAGCTGTCTAAAGCCTGGGCCAGCTTCTCCGGGGTCACAGTGAGATTCTCCTTTTTGGCGATGGCATCCAGGATCAGTTCTTGTTTCACCGATTCGCGGGCTGCAGGAAGAAACTCCTCCTCAATGTTTTCCGCTGTCGTCTCCTTGAACTCACAATACTTCTCTAACGTCACGCCCCGGTGTTCCAGTTCATGAGCAAAATTACGCAACATGGTACGAGCTCGACGTGTGGCCATTACAGCCGGTACTTCTACCTCCGTGCGCTCCATAACCTGCTCTATAGCCTGGGTTTCCATTTTCTCTCGGACGCGTTGTTCTTTTACTTCCTGTAAGCGTTTTTCAAGGTTAGCTTTTAGCTCCTCTAAGGTGTCGAACTCACTTACATCTTTAGCAAACTCGTCATCCAAATTGGCCAGACGTTTCTTGTGAACATCGTTTACGACCACACTAAACACTGCTTCCTGGCCGGCTACCTCAGCTACACGAAAATCGTCCGGAAGAGCAAT
This window of the Bacillota bacterium genome carries:
- a CDS encoding trigger factor, with amino-acid sequence MSVKVEQVEKNVICLEVEVDSDKVNAAIVAAVRSLAHRVKVPGFRRGRVPKNILELTVGKEAILDEALELLVPKAYSQAVEEQGVEPIDRPQVEVVTIEEGAPLVFKATVEVKPEVTLGEYKGLAINKEKVVVTKEEVEDVLQNLRERQATMEASEDEPADTGDLIMVDFSGTVDGQPFEGSQAENMPLIIGTPGFYPGLGEQLVGAKKGDSLEVKIALPDDFRVAEVAGQEAVFSVVVNDVHKKRLANLDDEFAKDVSEFDTLEELKANLEKRLQEVKEQRVREKMETQAIEQVMERTEVEVPAVMATRRARTMLRNFAHELEHRGVTLEKYCEFKETTAENIEEEFLPAARESVKQELILDAIAKKENLTVTPEKLAQALDSLAAGVKDPEQAKERWSEDGTQEAMAVSLLRQEAVDLLLREAAVTEVDPEEDTSTAVDEGETAVESEPVEAKE